Genomic DNA from Vibrio vulnificus CMCP6:
GCGGAGAATACCGCCAATACGCCGATTCGCCAGCTGATGATTATGCACGGCATTTTCTGCAGTTCGAAGGAGCATGGCGTTTTGGCCAAAAACACGGGCTAACATGGAACATCGCGCAAACCTACGATCAAGAAGAGCGGGGTGATGAACTCACGCAAGGGTTTAGCGAAAGTCAGTTTGAACAATACGGATTTTCTCAGCATGGTCTGAGAAATAGCATGTTTGATACCCGTTTGCGCTACAGCTATGGCGCATTACAAGGTCGCGGCAAGTTGGAAGTGATGTTGCAAAGCAAGCAGCTCAGCTTTCGTGATACCGACGATATTGCCAAAGCCAATGCGAATTTTCTCCGTTACGTTGAAGAGCAGCAGTGGCGTGAAGACAGCTTAGTGGTGGATTTGTTTGACCAAGTGAGCAGTCATAGCCGCTTTCGTTATAGCTTCATCACCAATCAACGACATTATGAAGAAAACGAGAGAAAAAACAGCAATGAGTACTACTTGCTGTTTGGCGTAAAAACCGAATTGACCGGCAAAACGACCTTGGAAGCGGAGACAGCATTGCTGCAAAAAAGCTTCCCGAACAACGGTGAAGCTGAGACGTTTCGAGGGGTTAACTGGGATGTGGAAGCCAATTGGCGACCAGTGAAACATTCAACGTTTACTTTGTATACATGGCAACGCGTCAAAGATCCGAGTGAAGAAGGGGGCTACATCCTCAATAGTCACTACGGCGTTGCTTGGCAGCATCAATGGTGGGTGAAACGTC
This window encodes:
- a CDS encoding capsular polysaccharide biosynthesis protein — protein: MLVRQLTSAIFGLLVCLPVNAELTPKSHIGIAGIDFQSQLAASYGSNDNVTYQTDDQQAQQSDYVQLAPYLQAIGVRGEDRYLLAYSGEYRQYADSPADDYARHFLQFEGAWRFGQKHGLTWNIAQTYDQEERGDELTQGFSESQFEQYGFSQHGLRNSMFDTRLRYSYGALQGRGKLEVMLQSKQLSFRDTDDIAKANANFLRYVEEQQWREDSLVVDLFDQVSSHSRFRYSFITNQRHYEENERKNSNEYYLLFGVKTELTGKTTLEAETALLQKSFPNNGEAETFRGVNWDVEANWRPVKHSTFTLYTWQRVKDPSEEGGYILNSHYGVAWQHQWWVKRLSSRIEYGYEAEDYRMANNDRRDETQIVKVSLGYDFRPSVRLEMNYQWNGMDSNEEVDRFNIGSNGSSEWVERQLGYDQSFIELQLKLQI